In Anaerolineae bacterium, one DNA window encodes the following:
- a CDS encoding Gfo/Idh/MocA family oxidoreductase: MERLRVAVLGMGVMGNMHAQVYRHLAESDLVAAVETDPTRQVQVREQFGVPVYGTVEELLGGVDFDAASICLPDAGHVEPAVALAGAGKHLLVEKPLATTIQGCDAIIRAAGDAGVKLMVGFTLRFDPRYYLVQEAVAQGEVGDVVYMYARRNNLISGARRLAGRVTLPFFLQVHDVDAMRWMGGSEVRRVYACSTRKVLHDLGVDDVVISSLHFEDGSIGCVESNWIMPDALPSRFDFRLEVVGTKGKADVELYEQGAWVHDGKQLRMLDPTFRPTLYSQQPLILREELQHFVHCVLEDRQPVVGGKDGKAATAVALAIEESIRQGQPVDVEYS; the protein is encoded by the coding sequence GTGGAACGACTGCGCGTGGCAGTCCTCGGGATGGGCGTTATGGGAAACATGCACGCCCAGGTGTACCGGCACCTGGCCGAATCGGACTTGGTGGCTGCGGTGGAAACCGACCCGACCAGGCAGGTTCAGGTGCGAGAGCAGTTCGGCGTGCCCGTGTATGGTACAGTGGAGGAGCTTCTGGGCGGGGTGGATTTCGATGCCGCGTCCATCTGCCTTCCCGACGCCGGCCACGTCGAGCCGGCCGTGGCCCTCGCTGGTGCCGGCAAGCACCTGCTGGTGGAGAAGCCTTTGGCCACCACGATCCAAGGGTGCGACGCCATCATCCGAGCGGCCGGTGACGCTGGGGTGAAGCTGATGGTGGGCTTCACTCTACGGTTCGACCCGCGGTACTACCTGGTTCAGGAGGCGGTGGCCCAGGGAGAAGTGGGCGACGTGGTCTACATGTATGCCCGGCGCAACAACCTGATCTCTGGCGCCCGTCGGCTAGCCGGCCGCGTTACCCTGCCCTTCTTCCTCCAGGTACACGACGTGGACGCCATGCGGTGGATGGGGGGATCCGAGGTCCGCCGCGTCTATGCTTGCTCGACGCGCAAGGTGCTGCACGACCTCGGTGTGGACGACGTGGTTATCAGCTCCCTTCACTTCGAGGATGGCAGCATCGGATGCGTGGAGAGCAACTGGATCATGCCCGATGCCCTTCCCTCGCGGTTCGATTTCCGTCTCGAAGTGGTGGGAACCAAGGGCAAGGCCGACGTCGAGCTGTACGAGCAAGGGGCTTGGGTACACGATGGCAAGCAGCTGAGGATGCTGGACCCCACTTTCCGCCCCACGCTGTACAGTCAGCAACCGCTCATATTGAGGGAGGAGCTACAGCACTTCGTGCACTGCGTGCTGGAGGATCGCCAGCCGGTAGTGGGGGGCAAGGACGGGAAGGCGGCCACGGCGGTT